One segment of Pristis pectinata isolate sPriPec2 chromosome 3, sPriPec2.1.pri, whole genome shotgun sequence DNA contains the following:
- the chrna2b gene encoding neuronal acetylcholine receptor subunit alpha-2 isoform X1, whose product MENAVVRGVYLLLALSGLLPGPVCGQEKTRSQAEERLFKHLFSGYNRWSRPVPNSSDAVIVNFGLSIAQLIDVDEKNQMMTTNVWLKQEWFDYKLTWDPAEFDNVTSIRVPSEMIWIPDIVLYNNADGEFAVTHMTKAHLFSAGRVQWVPPAIYKSSCSIDVTFFPFDQQNCRMKFGSWTHDKSKIDLRSMDRNVDLKDYWESGEWAIVNAVGTYNTKKYDCCYEVYVDITYSFIIRRLPLFYTINLIIPCLLISCLTVLVFYLPSGCGEKITLCISVLLSLTVFLLLITEIIPSTSLVIPLIGEYLLFTMIFVTLSIVITVFVLNVHHRSPNTHKMPRWVRRVFLDLVPRWLFMRRPGRQVETFVNHHSLLELPLGPRQGCPQAQPRDSSAGLALCHTRPALGTHGHLCQGRPEPGKCPGGRANHSWRGSPSEGAEVESNPLLSASIIRALEGVNYIANHLRAEDADFSVKEDWKYVAMVIDRIFLWIFIIVCLLGTFGLFLPPWLAGMI is encoded by the exons ATGGAGAACGCGGTGGTCAGAGGCGTCTATCTCCTTCTCGCTCTCTCCGGGCTGCTCCCGGGACCCG TTTGCGGTCAGGAGAAGACGCGCTCCCAGGCAGAGGAGAGACTCTTCAAGCACCTCTTCTCCGGCTACAACCGCTGGTCCAGACCTGTTCCAAACAGCTCAGATGCTGTCATCGTGAACTTTGGCCTCTCCATTGCCCAGCTCATCGACGTG GATGAGAAGAACCAGATGATGACGACCAACGTCTGGCTCAAGCAG GAATGGTTTGATTACAAACTCACGTGGGATCCTGCGGAGTTCGATAACGTTACCTCAATCCGTGTCCCGTCTGAGATGATCTGGATACCTGACATCGTTCTTTACAACAA TGCGGACGGCGAGTTTGCTGTGACACACATGACCAAGGCTCACCTCTTCTCGGCCGGTAGGGTCCAGTGGGTGCCCCCCGCCATCTAcaagagttcctgcagcatcgaCGTCACCTTCTTCCCCTTCGACCAGCAGAACTGCAGGATGAAGTTTGGCTCCTGGACCCACGACAAGTCCAAGATCGACCTGCGGTCCATGGACAGGAACGTGGACCTGAAGGACTACTGGGAGAGTGGTGAATGGGCCATCGTCAATGCCGTGGGCACCTACAACACCAAGAAGTACGACTGCTGCTATGAGGTGTATGTTGACATCACGTACTCCTTCATCATCAGGAGGCTGCCGCTCTTCTACACCATCAACCTCATCATCCCCTGCCTCCTCATCTCCTGCCTGACCGTCCTGGTCTTCTACCTGCCGTCGGGTTGCGGGGAGAAGATTACCCTTTGTATCTCCGTCCTGCTGTCGCTCACCGTCTTCCTGCTGCTGATCACGGAGAtcatcccctccacctccctggtCATCCCCCTCATCGGCGAGTACCTGCTCTTCACCATGATCTTCGTCACCCTCTCCATCGTCATTACCGTCTTCGTCCTCAATGTCCACCACCGCTCTCCCAACACCCACAAGATGCCGCGGTGGGTGCGCAGGGTGTTCCTGGACCTTGTTCCCCGCTGGCTCTTCATGAGGAGACCTGGGCGTCAGGTGGAGACCTTTGTCAACCACCACAGCCTGTTGGAGCTGCCGCTGGGGCCCCGGCAGGGCTGCCCTCAGGCCCAGCCCAGGGACTCCAGTGCCGGCCTGGCCCTGTGCCACACCAGGCCGGCGCTGGGCACGCATGGCCACCTCTGCCAGGGCCGCCCAGAGCCCGGCAAGTGCCCAGGAGGGAGAGCCAATCACAGCTGGAGAGGCAGCCCCAGCGAGGGTGCTGAGGTCGAGTCCAACCCGCTGCTGTCTGCCAGCATCATCCGGGCACTGGAGGGGGTGAACTACATCGCCAACCACCTGCGAGCGGAGGACGCCGACTTCTCG GTCAAAGAAGATTGGAAGTATGTTGCCATGGTGATTGACCGAATCTTTCTCTGGATATTCATCATTGTTTGCCTGTTGGGAACCTTTGGACTCTTCCTGCCTCCGTGGTTGGCTGGAATGATTTGA
- the chrna2b gene encoding neuronal acetylcholine receptor subunit alpha-4 isoform X2: protein MENAVVRGVYLLLALSGLLPGPVCGQEKTRSQAEERLFKHLFSGYNRWSRPVPNSSDAVIVNFGLSIAQLIDVDEKNQMMTTNVWLKQEWFDYKLTWDPAEFDNVTSIRVPSEMIWIPDIVLYNKVQWVPPAIYKSSCSIDVTFFPFDQQNCRMKFGSWTHDKSKIDLRSMDRNVDLKDYWESGEWAIVNAVGTYNTKKYDCCYEVYVDITYSFIIRRLPLFYTINLIIPCLLISCLTVLVFYLPSGCGEKITLCISVLLSLTVFLLLITEIIPSTSLVIPLIGEYLLFTMIFVTLSIVITVFVLNVHHRSPNTHKMPRWVRRVFLDLVPRWLFMRRPGRQVETFVNHHSLLELPLGPRQGCPQAQPRDSSAGLALCHTRPALGTHGHLCQGRPEPGKCPGGRANHSWRGSPSEGAEVESNPLLSASIIRALEGVNYIANHLRAEDADFSVKEDWKYVAMVIDRIFLWIFIIVCLLGTFGLFLPPWLAGMI from the exons ATGGAGAACGCGGTGGTCAGAGGCGTCTATCTCCTTCTCGCTCTCTCCGGGCTGCTCCCGGGACCCG TTTGCGGTCAGGAGAAGACGCGCTCCCAGGCAGAGGAGAGACTCTTCAAGCACCTCTTCTCCGGCTACAACCGCTGGTCCAGACCTGTTCCAAACAGCTCAGATGCTGTCATCGTGAACTTTGGCCTCTCCATTGCCCAGCTCATCGACGTG GATGAGAAGAACCAGATGATGACGACCAACGTCTGGCTCAAGCAG GAATGGTTTGATTACAAACTCACGTGGGATCCTGCGGAGTTCGATAACGTTACCTCAATCCGTGTCCCGTCTGAGATGATCTGGATACCTGACATCGTTCTTTACAACAA GGTCCAGTGGGTGCCCCCCGCCATCTAcaagagttcctgcagcatcgaCGTCACCTTCTTCCCCTTCGACCAGCAGAACTGCAGGATGAAGTTTGGCTCCTGGACCCACGACAAGTCCAAGATCGACCTGCGGTCCATGGACAGGAACGTGGACCTGAAGGACTACTGGGAGAGTGGTGAATGGGCCATCGTCAATGCCGTGGGCACCTACAACACCAAGAAGTACGACTGCTGCTATGAGGTGTATGTTGACATCACGTACTCCTTCATCATCAGGAGGCTGCCGCTCTTCTACACCATCAACCTCATCATCCCCTGCCTCCTCATCTCCTGCCTGACCGTCCTGGTCTTCTACCTGCCGTCGGGTTGCGGGGAGAAGATTACCCTTTGTATCTCCGTCCTGCTGTCGCTCACCGTCTTCCTGCTGCTGATCACGGAGAtcatcccctccacctccctggtCATCCCCCTCATCGGCGAGTACCTGCTCTTCACCATGATCTTCGTCACCCTCTCCATCGTCATTACCGTCTTCGTCCTCAATGTCCACCACCGCTCTCCCAACACCCACAAGATGCCGCGGTGGGTGCGCAGGGTGTTCCTGGACCTTGTTCCCCGCTGGCTCTTCATGAGGAGACCTGGGCGTCAGGTGGAGACCTTTGTCAACCACCACAGCCTGTTGGAGCTGCCGCTGGGGCCCCGGCAGGGCTGCCCTCAGGCCCAGCCCAGGGACTCCAGTGCCGGCCTGGCCCTGTGCCACACCAGGCCGGCGCTGGGCACGCATGGCCACCTCTGCCAGGGCCGCCCAGAGCCCGGCAAGTGCCCAGGAGGGAGAGCCAATCACAGCTGGAGAGGCAGCCCCAGCGAGGGTGCTGAGGTCGAGTCCAACCCGCTGCTGTCTGCCAGCATCATCCGGGCACTGGAGGGGGTGAACTACATCGCCAACCACCTGCGAGCGGAGGACGCCGACTTCTCG GTCAAAGAAGATTGGAAGTATGTTGCCATGGTGATTGACCGAATCTTTCTCTGGATATTCATCATTGTTTGCCTGTTGGGAACCTTTGGACTCTTCCTGCCTCCGTGGTTGGCTGGAATGATTTGA
- the chrna2b gene encoding neuronal acetylcholine receptor subunit alpha-2 isoform X3, translated as MMTTNVWLKQEWFDYKLTWDPAEFDNVTSIRVPSEMIWIPDIVLYNNADGEFAVTHMTKAHLFSAGRVQWVPPAIYKSSCSIDVTFFPFDQQNCRMKFGSWTHDKSKIDLRSMDRNVDLKDYWESGEWAIVNAVGTYNTKKYDCCYEVYVDITYSFIIRRLPLFYTINLIIPCLLISCLTVLVFYLPSGCGEKITLCISVLLSLTVFLLLITEIIPSTSLVIPLIGEYLLFTMIFVTLSIVITVFVLNVHHRSPNTHKMPRWVRRVFLDLVPRWLFMRRPGRQVETFVNHHSLLELPLGPRQGCPQAQPRDSSAGLALCHTRPALGTHGHLCQGRPEPGKCPGGRANHSWRGSPSEGAEVESNPLLSASIIRALEGVNYIANHLRAEDADFSVKEDWKYVAMVIDRIFLWIFIIVCLLGTFGLFLPPWLAGMI; from the exons ATGATGACGACCAACGTCTGGCTCAAGCAG GAATGGTTTGATTACAAACTCACGTGGGATCCTGCGGAGTTCGATAACGTTACCTCAATCCGTGTCCCGTCTGAGATGATCTGGATACCTGACATCGTTCTTTACAACAA TGCGGACGGCGAGTTTGCTGTGACACACATGACCAAGGCTCACCTCTTCTCGGCCGGTAGGGTCCAGTGGGTGCCCCCCGCCATCTAcaagagttcctgcagcatcgaCGTCACCTTCTTCCCCTTCGACCAGCAGAACTGCAGGATGAAGTTTGGCTCCTGGACCCACGACAAGTCCAAGATCGACCTGCGGTCCATGGACAGGAACGTGGACCTGAAGGACTACTGGGAGAGTGGTGAATGGGCCATCGTCAATGCCGTGGGCACCTACAACACCAAGAAGTACGACTGCTGCTATGAGGTGTATGTTGACATCACGTACTCCTTCATCATCAGGAGGCTGCCGCTCTTCTACACCATCAACCTCATCATCCCCTGCCTCCTCATCTCCTGCCTGACCGTCCTGGTCTTCTACCTGCCGTCGGGTTGCGGGGAGAAGATTACCCTTTGTATCTCCGTCCTGCTGTCGCTCACCGTCTTCCTGCTGCTGATCACGGAGAtcatcccctccacctccctggtCATCCCCCTCATCGGCGAGTACCTGCTCTTCACCATGATCTTCGTCACCCTCTCCATCGTCATTACCGTCTTCGTCCTCAATGTCCACCACCGCTCTCCCAACACCCACAAGATGCCGCGGTGGGTGCGCAGGGTGTTCCTGGACCTTGTTCCCCGCTGGCTCTTCATGAGGAGACCTGGGCGTCAGGTGGAGACCTTTGTCAACCACCACAGCCTGTTGGAGCTGCCGCTGGGGCCCCGGCAGGGCTGCCCTCAGGCCCAGCCCAGGGACTCCAGTGCCGGCCTGGCCCTGTGCCACACCAGGCCGGCGCTGGGCACGCATGGCCACCTCTGCCAGGGCCGCCCAGAGCCCGGCAAGTGCCCAGGAGGGAGAGCCAATCACAGCTGGAGAGGCAGCCCCAGCGAGGGTGCTGAGGTCGAGTCCAACCCGCTGCTGTCTGCCAGCATCATCCGGGCACTGGAGGGGGTGAACTACATCGCCAACCACCTGCGAGCGGAGGACGCCGACTTCTCG GTCAAAGAAGATTGGAAGTATGTTGCCATGGTGATTGACCGAATCTTTCTCTGGATATTCATCATTGTTTGCCTGTTGGGAACCTTTGGACTCTTCCTGCCTCCGTGGTTGGCTGGAATGATTTGA